One window from the genome of Cucumis melo cultivar AY chromosome 10, USDA_Cmelo_AY_1.0, whole genome shotgun sequence encodes:
- the LOC103501436 gene encoding nuclear pore complex protein NUP88, giving the protein MRYNFDLNEADSDPPRSLTPKRDVDWLPLKTHPVFTPAAAASTSTSSVDDYGVSVSPPLRNLLVSDGASRLYFWDSTKLCLHRISIRLGEPEPTSVLASSPSKVLQPDVQLDFVVQKISINQNGSALALVGSGGLCIMYLYGHSSTRDNNTVICRTVRIGPQIYCGGHDVIRTLQVSWHPYSNFHLGVLSSDSVFRLFNLSTDIVQPEQEYYLQPVEPGQSKNATSICPVDFSFGEDHLWDKFSVFVLFSDGSVYILCPVVPFRSVYKCESILEIYNDAQSFGQKSPNPTAMNSSLAISWLEETFPNLVQATDGGDAYVIVAQPCALFDASLALQGPLRRACNNGDEGDISIKGAECEGRAVSLLYNLISKDSVLVTAWSGGQLQIDALADEIQPVWNLGSPPRVRVDPNDNILGLAMICEVVTRKLTNVKLDQPLDHTVWSGLPPPLLRLAIVDLALPKKMEKDSLITMFADKLMDQRIYALHNGGIDSIILHFLPFTSQSRGQNQTMRTPSVHPVLNTCQGDTSSPFPLCGFASLSDSLGYSWILGVTISHECIVLEMKTWNLLVPVQVSNFQYEGKSATAATGEKNESERPEIISKDLLGGPKVVLLPQPSSTMRSVTADSIEGRSMLHQYFKLFHENYVEYAHAVYYELKQHEPKLKRLIEDQQTRLKEAQQKLIKVEGKQQLLDERIECAIKLHNVLENRIHRLKNLPGAHKKPLSKAEREFKSTLDHFTDVELDALHTSIDTLTARLRRFTNSSKNNNLVNQQQKMYRRNTYIQGSQISQLKSSLEKLSLLNAENTKKVKLVESRIQSKERNRS; this is encoded by the exons ATGAGATACAACTTCGACCTGAACGAAGCTGATTCTGATCCCCCTCGTTCCCTAACCCCAAAACGGGATGTCGATTGGCTTCCTCTCAAGACCCACCCCGTTTTCACTcccgccgccgccgcctccACTTCCACCTCCTCCGTCGACGACTATGGCGTTTCTGTTTCTCCGCCTCTCCGAAACCTTCTAGTGTCCGACGGCGCCTCTCGTCTCTATTTCTGGGACTCCACCAAACTCTGCTTGCACCGGATTTCTATCCGCCTTGGAGAACCCGAACCCACCTCCGTCCTCGCCTCTTCTCCTTCTAAA GTATTGCAACCGGATGTCCAACTTGACTTTGTGGTGCAGAAGATTTCTATTAATCAGAATGGATCGGCATTGGCCCTTGTGGGTTCAGGCGGGTTGTGTATAATGTACCTTTATGGTCATAGTTCTACTAGAGATAACAACACTGTCATCTGTAG GACTGTTAGAATTGGTCCGCAAATCTACTGTGGTGGTCATGATGTCATACGCACGCTTCAAGTTTCTTGGCACCCGTATAGCAACTTCCATCTTGGAGTCCTTTCATCTGATTCTGTTTTCAG GCTTTTCAATTTGTCTACAGATATTGTGCAACCAGAGCAAGAATATTATCTACAGCCAGTGGAACCTGGTCAATCTAAAAATGCCACATCAATCTGCCCTGTTGATTTTTCATTTGGGGAAGATCACTTGTGGGACAAGTTCAGT GTGTTTGTTTTATTCAGTGATGGTTCAGTTTACATCCTCTGCCCAGTTGTTCCATTTAGAAG TGTTTACAAGTGTGAATCTATATTGGAGATTTATAACGATGCTCAGTCCTTTGGGCAAAAATCACCCAATCCAACAGCTATGAATTCCAGTCTTGCAATTTCTTGGTTGGAAGAAACTTTTCCAAATTTAGTTCAAGCAACAGATGGAGGAGATGCATATGTGATAGTAGCCCAGCCTTGTGCTTTATTTGATGCGTCACTTGCATTGCAG GGGCCTTTGAGGAGGGCATGTAATAATGGAGATGAAGGAGATATATCAATTAAAGGTGCAGAATGTGAAGGCCGTGCAGTAAGTTTATTGTATAATTTAATCAGCAAAGACTCAGTTCTTGTGACAGCTTGGAGTGGTGGGCAACTGCAGATTGATGCCCTTGCAGATGAAATTCAACCTGTCTGGAATCTTGGTAGTCCTCCACGTGTACGGGTTGATCCAAATGACAATATTCTCGGTCTTGCTATGATATGTGAAGTGGTTACAAGGAAGCTCACCAACGTGAAGCTTGATCAGCCACTTGATCATACCGTTTGGTCGGGGCTCCCACCCCCTTTGCTGAGGCTGGCTATAGTAGATCTAGCCCTTccaaagaaaatggaaaaagattcTCTTATAACAATGTTTGCTGATAAACTTATGGATCAAAGAATTTATGCTCTTCATAATGGAGGTATAGACTCGATTATATTGCATTTTCTCCCCTTCACAAGTCAAAGCAGAGGACAGAACCAAACTATGAGAACTCCCTCTGTGCATCCCGTTCTGAATACCTGCCAGGGAGACACTTCCAGCCCTTTTCCTCTTTGTGGTTTTGCCTCATTATCTGATTCGTTAGGATATTCTTGGATTCTGGGAGTTACCATTTCTCACGAATGCATTGTTCTAGAGATGAAAACTTGGAACCTTCTAGTCCCAGTTCAGGTTAGCAATTTTCAATACGAGGGAAAATCTGCTACAGCAGCAACAGGAGAGAAAAATGAAAGTGAAAGACCTGAAATTATAAGCAAAGATCTTCTTGGTGGACCTAAGGTGGTTCTCCTTCCTCAGCCATCATCAACTATGCGTTCTGTGACTGCTGATTCAATTGAAGGTCGGTCCATGCTTCAtcagtatttcaagctcttccATGAAAATTATGTGGAGTATGCGCATGCG GTGTACTACGAGCTCAAGCAGCATGAGCCCAAGTTGAAGAGGTTAATCGAGGACCAGCAAACTCGTTTGAAAGAGGCACAACAAAAACTCATAAAAGTAGAGGGGAAACAGCAATTATTGGACGAGAGGATAGAATGTGCAATCAAACTGCACAATGTCCTGGAAAATCGGATACATAGGTTGAAGAACTTGCCAGGAGCTCACAAAAAGCCGTTGTCCAAAGCAGAAAGagagttcaagtctacacttg ACCACTTTACAGATGTTGAGTTGGACGCGTTGCATACTTCGATCGACACACTAACTGCAAGACTAAGGAGATTCACAAATTCTTCAAAGAACAACAATTTAGT